Proteins encoded within one genomic window of Lysinibacillus sphaericus:
- the sigW gene encoding RNA polymerase sigma factor SigW yields MDALVNKRIKQVLKGDQNAFADIVSLYQHKLYQVCYRMLGNKQESEDIAQEAFVRAYMNLHTFDQKRKFSTWLYRIATNLCIDRIRKKKPDYYLDAEVAGTEGLDMYSQIAADDQLPEEQLEQMELQDRIQYEIGRLPDKYRSVIVLKYIEELSLQEISEILDMPLGTVKTRIHRGREALRKQLNNL; encoded by the coding sequence ATGGATGCGTTAGTAAATAAGAGAATAAAACAAGTGCTTAAAGGCGATCAAAACGCATTTGCCGATATTGTGAGTCTCTATCAGCACAAACTGTACCAAGTATGCTACCGAATGTTAGGAAACAAGCAAGAATCTGAGGATATTGCACAAGAAGCATTTGTTCGCGCTTATATGAACTTGCATACTTTTGATCAAAAAAGAAAATTTTCGACGTGGCTTTATCGCATTGCGACGAACCTCTGCATAGACCGTATTAGAAAGAAAAAGCCGGATTATTATTTAGATGCGGAGGTAGCTGGCACAGAAGGGCTCGATATGTATTCGCAGATTGCAGCAGATGACCAACTACCAGAGGAACAGTTAGAGCAGATGGAGCTACAAGATCGTATTCAATATGAGATTGGACGATTGCCGGATAAATATCGTTCAGTTATAGTATTGAAATATATTGAAGAATTATCGTTACAGGAAATCAGTGAAATTTTGGATATGCCTCTTGGGACAGTGAAAACGAGAATTCACCGCGGACGTGAAGCATTACGAAAGCAATTAAACAATCTGTAG
- a CDS encoding CdaR family protein: MDKMMDSPWVLRIIALFLACLLFFSVRTELASTDKTAMTEQVEVIRDVPVEVYYDDDSLIVTGIPKTVNVTVRGPKQIALQAKLVKDFSVFVNLNDLLIGEHSVELQYENISDKLQVTLDPAKVNVNIEEKVTQEFRVDPEMNNRLIDEGYYLKGMSANPATVFVTGAKSAIESISYVKATVTGEQGLKQPFSQAAAVKVLDRDLNKLDVIIEPEQVKVRVDIAEYSKELPVTIKEMGKAAEGITINQLTLDTTSLRLFGKKSIIDVLTEVPVEVDLSKITESKTYEFDVKLPEGATKVSQQKVKIKANVTKAEKAEKVDQVDPVEPAEKETIANPTETNPEPVTEDIDS, from the coding sequence ATGGATAAAATGATGGATAGCCCATGGGTATTGCGAATCATTGCGCTTTTTCTAGCGTGCTTACTATTTTTCTCTGTTCGGACCGAGTTAGCTTCTACAGATAAAACTGCGATGACTGAACAGGTTGAAGTCATTCGAGATGTACCCGTAGAAGTTTATTATGATGATGATAGTCTTATCGTGACGGGTATTCCAAAAACAGTGAATGTCACGGTAAGGGGACCAAAACAAATCGCCTTACAAGCAAAATTAGTGAAAGATTTCTCAGTATTTGTAAATTTAAATGATTTATTAATTGGTGAGCATAGCGTTGAACTACAATACGAAAATATTTCTGATAAGTTGCAAGTGACGCTAGACCCAGCAAAAGTGAATGTAAATATAGAGGAAAAAGTCACACAAGAGTTCCGTGTAGATCCGGAAATGAATAATCGTTTAATAGATGAAGGATATTACTTAAAAGGGATGTCTGCTAACCCAGCAACTGTGTTTGTAACAGGGGCAAAAAGTGCTATTGAAAGCATTAGCTATGTGAAAGCGACTGTTACGGGTGAACAAGGCTTGAAACAACCTTTCTCTCAAGCAGCGGCTGTTAAAGTATTAGATCGCGATTTAAATAAATTAGATGTGATAATAGAACCAGAACAGGTTAAGGTACGGGTAGATATTGCTGAATATAGCAAAGAACTTCCTGTTACGATAAAGGAAATGGGCAAAGCAGCAGAAGGGATTACCATTAATCAATTAACCCTTGATACTACTAGCTTAAGGCTATTTGGCAAGAAATCTATTATTGATGTTTTAACCGAAGTACCTGTTGAAGTGGATTTATCAAAAATTACGGAATCGAAAACGTATGAATTTGATGTGAAATTACCAGAGGGTGCGACTAAAGTATCTCAACAGAAAGTTAAAATTAAAGCGAATGTTACAAAGGCAGAGAAAGCCGAAAAGGTAGATCAGGTGGATCCAGTAGAACCGGCGGAAAAGGAAACGATTGCTAATCCTACAGAGACAAATCCTGAACCTGTGACAGAAGATATTGATTCTTAA
- the glmM gene encoding phosphoglucosamine mutase → MGKYFGTDGVRGVANSELTPEFAFKLGRVGGYVLTKDATGRPKVLIGRDTRISGEMLEGALVAGLLSIGVEVMRLGVISTPGVAYLSRIMSADAGVMISASHNPVADNGIKFFGPDGFKLTDAQEAEIEAILDAQEDTLPRPIGADLGIVSDYFEGGQKYIQYLKQTVDEEFDGIHVALDCAHGATSSLATHLFADLEADISTMGASPTGLNINDGVGSTHPEGLAAFVTEKGADVGLAFDGDGDRLIAVDEKGKIVDGDQIMFIIGKHLNAVGRLKKQTIVSTVMSNMGFYKAVEENGMHSVQTAVGDRYVVEEMRANEYNLGGEQSGHIVFLDFNTTGDGLLTGIQLVSIMKATGKKLSELAAEMTIFPQRLVNVRVTDKHAVTENAKVAAVIAEVESDMAGNGRILVRPSGTEPLVRVMVEAATETDCEIYVERIANVVRTEMGLTE, encoded by the coding sequence ATGGGTAAATATTTTGGAACAGATGGCGTCCGTGGCGTCGCGAATAGTGAATTAACACCGGAGTTTGCATTTAAACTAGGCCGTGTAGGTGGCTATGTTTTAACAAAGGATGCAACAGGGCGTCCAAAGGTATTAATTGGTCGTGACACACGTATTTCAGGCGAAATGCTTGAAGGTGCACTAGTAGCTGGGCTTTTATCAATTGGCGTAGAGGTAATGCGTCTTGGTGTAATTTCTACACCGGGTGTTGCTTATCTTTCCCGAATTATGAGTGCAGATGCAGGCGTCATGATTTCAGCTTCACATAACCCAGTTGCCGACAATGGCATTAAATTTTTTGGTCCCGATGGTTTCAAGTTAACTGATGCTCAAGAAGCAGAAATTGAAGCAATTCTTGATGCTCAAGAAGATACATTACCACGTCCAATCGGTGCAGATCTAGGCATTGTAAGTGACTATTTCGAAGGTGGACAAAAGTATATTCAATACCTAAAGCAAACGGTAGATGAAGAATTTGATGGTATTCATGTAGCGCTAGATTGCGCACATGGTGCAACATCATCATTGGCAACTCATTTATTTGCCGACTTAGAAGCAGACATTTCAACAATGGGTGCTTCCCCAACAGGTCTGAACATTAATGACGGTGTTGGTTCAACACATCCAGAAGGTCTTGCTGCATTTGTGACTGAAAAGGGTGCAGATGTTGGTTTAGCATTCGATGGAGATGGCGATCGTCTTATTGCAGTAGACGAAAAAGGTAAAATTGTTGACGGTGACCAAATTATGTTTATCATTGGTAAACACTTAAATGCAGTTGGTCGTTTGAAAAAGCAAACAATTGTCTCAACAGTGATGAGTAATATGGGCTTCTACAAGGCTGTTGAAGAAAACGGCATGCATAGCGTACAAACGGCTGTAGGCGATCGTTACGTTGTGGAAGAAATGCGTGCTAATGAATACAATCTTGGCGGAGAGCAATCTGGTCATATTGTGTTCTTAGACTTTAATACAACGGGTGATGGCTTGCTAACAGGTATTCAACTCGTTAGTATTATGAAAGCTACTGGCAAAAAGTTATCAGAGCTTGCAGCAGAAATGACAATCTTCCCGCAACGTTTAGTCAATGTACGTGTAACAGACAAGCATGCAGTGACGGAAAATGCTAAGGTTGCAGCTGTAATAGCAGAAGTTGAATCAGATATGGCTGGAAACGGTCGTATTTTAGTACGTCCTTCTGGCACTGAGCCACTTGTTCGTGTAATGGTGGAAGCTGCTACAGAAACGGATTGCGAAATTTATGTAGAACGTATTGCCAATGTAGTACGTACGGAAATGGGTTTAACAGAATAA
- the mbcS gene encoding acyl-CoA synthetase MbcS has translation MVTKDLIAPELYNITEELEKFSQDSDRQAIRWLDAQQNRRTISYADLIQKMNQYANAFTERGLQKGDRVLVIIPRLPEAYFVFLGCLKAGIVPISCSEMLRASDLEYRMEHSSATAVIAYEAFTSEVDKITSSVAALDNKLVIGNATNNWISLDALAEKQPTSFTAVATKRDDMAFLSYTSGTTGKPKGVVHSHGWGYAHIRTAASKWLCVREGDLVWATAAPGWQKWIWSPFLSTIMLGATAFVYHGSFEPHTYLQLLQDEKVNVLCCTPTEYRIMAKIDNLKDYNLASLRSAVSAGEPLNRPVIETFMNNFGLKVRDGYGQTENTLLIGTLENTELRPGSMGVPTPGNIVRIIDHEGNEAPVGEVGDIAVHKSSPALFKEYYREPERTQAAFRGEWYITGDQAKCDEDGYFWFEGRGDDIIISSGYTIGPFEVEDALNKHEAVQECAVVAAPDEIRGHIVKAFVILRESFRGRDEDELIKELQEHVKALTAPYKYPRSIVFLDELPKTTSGKIRRIELRATTV, from the coding sequence ATGGTAACAAAGGATTTAATTGCACCAGAGCTTTACAACATCACGGAGGAATTAGAGAAATTCTCCCAAGATAGTGATCGCCAAGCTATAAGATGGTTGGATGCTCAACAAAACCGACGTACAATTTCTTATGCCGATCTTATTCAAAAAATGAATCAATACGCGAATGCTTTTACGGAGAGAGGATTACAAAAAGGGGATCGTGTTTTAGTGATTATTCCCCGCCTACCAGAAGCTTATTTTGTTTTCCTTGGCTGTTTAAAAGCAGGTATTGTTCCGATCTCTTGTTCAGAGATGTTACGCGCAAGTGATTTAGAATATCGTATGGAACACTCTTCTGCAACTGCTGTTATTGCCTACGAGGCTTTCACTAGTGAAGTAGATAAAATTACTTCTTCCGTTGCAGCATTGGATAATAAATTAGTAATTGGCAACGCTACGAACAATTGGATTTCTTTAGATGCATTAGCTGAAAAGCAACCTACAAGCTTTACAGCTGTTGCGACAAAACGCGATGATATGGCATTCCTATCTTATACTTCAGGTACAACAGGTAAACCTAAAGGGGTGGTTCACTCTCATGGCTGGGGCTATGCGCATATTCGAACAGCAGCTTCCAAATGGCTTTGTGTACGTGAAGGGGACTTAGTCTGGGCTACTGCAGCACCGGGCTGGCAAAAATGGATTTGGAGTCCATTTTTATCGACAATTATGTTAGGAGCAACGGCTTTTGTCTATCATGGTAGTTTTGAACCTCATACGTATCTTCAACTCCTACAGGACGAAAAAGTCAATGTGCTATGTTGCACGCCGACAGAATATCGTATTATGGCAAAGATTGATAATCTTAAAGATTACAACTTAGCTTCATTAAGAAGTGCTGTTTCTGCAGGTGAGCCATTAAATCGTCCAGTTATTGAAACATTTATGAACAATTTTGGTCTGAAAGTACGAGATGGTTATGGACAAACAGAAAATACATTATTAATAGGTACGCTTGAAAACACAGAATTACGACCTGGTTCTATGGGTGTTCCTACACCTGGAAATATTGTACGTATTATAGACCATGAAGGTAATGAAGCACCCGTAGGAGAAGTCGGAGACATCGCTGTCCATAAATCATCGCCTGCCTTATTCAAGGAATATTACCGTGAGCCTGAACGCACGCAAGCTGCCTTTAGAGGTGAGTGGTATATTACAGGTGACCAAGCAAAATGTGATGAGGATGGATACTTCTGGTTTGAAGGACGTGGAGATGACATTATTATCTCATCAGGCTACACAATTGGACCATTTGAAGTGGAAGATGCTTTAAACAAACACGAGGCTGTACAAGAATGTGCAGTTGTTGCTGCACCAGATGAAATTAGAGGGCATATAGTAAAAGCGTTTGTAATCTTACGTGAGAGCTTTAGAGGGCGTGATGAGGACGAATTAATAAAAGAACTTCAAGAGCATGTTAAAGCGCTAACAGCACCATATAAATACCCTCGTAGTATTGTCTTTTTAGATGAGCTTCCTAAGACCACATCGGGCAAAATTCGTCGTATTGAATTACGTGCGACTACTGTTTAA
- the rocF gene encoding arginase → MNKQQVSIIGVPTDYGQTRRGVDMGPSAIRYAGVVERLEAIGHEVHDQGDILVSQKHDSKEVDKQLLNLEEVIDISTTLANQVHEVLEQKKFPLVFGGDHSIAIGTLAGLGEHFQNLGVIWFDAHADLNTPETTPSGNIHGMPLAVSIGLGHERLVQIRNYAPKVKPENVIIIGARSVDPGERELIRQQGIKVYTMHEIDRLGMTRVMEDAIAYLQERKVDGLHLSLDLDGLDPLYTPGVGTPVPGGISYRESHLAMEMLQESGMLTSAEFVEVNPILDEKNKTADVAVALIGSLFGETLV, encoded by the coding sequence ATGAATAAACAACAAGTATCAATTATTGGAGTACCAACAGATTACGGACAAACACGAAGAGGGGTTGACATGGGACCAAGTGCAATTCGATATGCGGGCGTTGTAGAGCGATTAGAGGCAATCGGACACGAGGTACATGATCAGGGAGATATACTTGTTAGTCAAAAGCATGATAGTAAAGAAGTTGATAAACAGCTATTAAATTTAGAGGAAGTTATAGATATCAGTACCACATTAGCTAACCAAGTACATGAAGTGTTAGAACAAAAAAAATTTCCGCTTGTATTTGGCGGTGATCATAGTATTGCAATCGGTACGCTTGCAGGACTGGGAGAGCACTTTCAAAACCTAGGTGTTATTTGGTTTGATGCACATGCCGATCTGAATACACCTGAAACAACACCATCTGGTAATATTCACGGTATGCCACTTGCGGTTAGTATTGGATTGGGTCATGAACGTCTTGTACAAATTCGAAACTATGCACCAAAGGTTAAGCCTGAAAATGTCATTATTATCGGTGCACGTTCAGTAGATCCGGGGGAACGTGAGCTAATTCGCCAACAAGGTATTAAGGTCTATACAATGCATGAAATTGATCGACTTGGTATGACGCGTGTGATGGAAGATGCAATCGCTTACTTACAAGAACGTAAAGTAGACGGTTTACATTTATCGTTAGATTTAGATGGTCTAGACCCGCTTTATACACCAGGAGTGGGAACGCCGGTGCCTGGCGGTATATCGTATCGTGAAAGTCATTTAGCAATGGAAATGCTACAAGAATCAGGGATGTTAACATCTGCTGAATTTGTTGAGGTGAATCCTATACTAGACGAGAAAAATAAAACGGCAGATGTGGCAGTAGCATTAATAGGTTCTTTGTTTGGTGAGACACTAGTTTAA
- a CDS encoding anti-sigma factor family protein: protein MNICPEHIIDYMHDYLDGDISREHEQELKQHLQSCGDCKQLMQELSETIAFVKSASHITAPPDFEAAVMARLPKPKSRVGMQKWIRRHPFFVAAAVFCLFMSATLLGSFMDDQNFSVSKQPNLVVEGQTVIVPEGEVVKGDIVVKNGDLLVEGEVDGNVTIINGQYMASSAVVSGNIEEIDEAFEWLWYTIKNSVKAAMTFEEKETK from the coding sequence ATGAATATTTGTCCAGAGCATATTATTGATTATATGCATGATTATTTAGACGGTGACATTAGTCGTGAGCATGAGCAAGAGTTGAAACAACATTTGCAATCATGCGGTGATTGCAAGCAATTGATGCAAGAATTGAGTGAAACGATCGCCTTTGTGAAGAGTGCTTCCCATATTACAGCACCTCCGGATTTCGAAGCTGCGGTGATGGCACGTTTACCGAAACCCAAAAGTCGTGTAGGTATGCAAAAATGGATTCGTCGTCATCCGTTCTTTGTGGCAGCAGCAGTTTTCTGTTTATTTATGAGTGCTACTTTATTAGGTAGTTTCATGGATGATCAAAACTTCTCGGTCTCCAAACAACCAAACCTTGTTGTAGAAGGACAAACGGTTATTGTTCCAGAAGGAGAGGTCGTAAAAGGCGATATCGTCGTCAAAAATGGCGACTTACTTGTTGAGGGTGAAGTAGATGGCAATGTAACGATTATTAACGGTCAGTATATGGCATCTTCAGCAGTCGTTTCAGGCAATATCGAGGAAATTGACGAAGCATTCGAATGGTTATGGTATACTATCAAAAATTCCGTCAAGGCAGCAATGACATTTGAGGAAAAAGAAACTAAATAG
- the cdaA gene encoding diadenylate cyclase CdaA has product MQIIEQFTDLTPVNIAINFIDVLLVWYVVYKILTLIKGTKAVQLLKGIFVIIIARIATDFLGLETLGWMLKQVIEFGFLAIIIIFQPEIRRGLEQIGRGKLFQRSTSQEEEEQTRLIEAMKKSVSYMAKRRIGALISIEKDTGLNEYIETGIGLNAEVSSELLINIFIPNTPLHDGAVIMQKDKVTAAACYLPLSESPFISKELGTRHRAALGLSEVTDAITIIVSEETGAISITLNGNLHRNLSLEEFETLLRKMWFGSAQESNAASKLTWRGKKNG; this is encoded by the coding sequence GTGCAAATTATCGAACAATTCACGGATTTAACACCAGTGAATATTGCTATTAACTTCATAGATGTACTGCTCGTTTGGTACGTTGTTTATAAAATTTTAACCCTCATTAAAGGGACGAAAGCTGTCCAACTATTGAAAGGCATTTTCGTCATAATTATTGCACGTATCGCAACAGACTTTTTAGGGTTAGAAACTTTGGGGTGGATGCTAAAGCAAGTAATCGAGTTTGGTTTCTTGGCCATCATTATCATCTTCCAACCGGAAATACGACGAGGTCTAGAACAAATTGGACGAGGAAAGCTTTTCCAACGTTCGACAAGTCAAGAAGAAGAAGAGCAAACAAGACTGATTGAGGCCATGAAGAAGTCGGTTAGCTATATGGCAAAACGCCGAATTGGTGCATTAATTTCTATAGAAAAAGACACAGGCTTGAATGAATATATTGAAACGGGAATAGGTCTAAATGCAGAAGTTTCTTCTGAATTGCTTATTAACATTTTTATACCGAATACACCATTACATGATGGTGCAGTCATTATGCAGAAAGATAAGGTTACAGCAGCAGCTTGCTATTTACCACTTTCGGAAAGTCCGTTTATTTCAAAGGAACTTGGTACACGACATCGTGCAGCTCTTGGGCTTAGTGAAGTAACAGATGCGATTACGATTATCGTATCAGAGGAAACGGGAGCTATTAGTATTACGTTAAATGGAAATCTACATCGCAATCTTTCTCTAGAGGAATTCGAAACACTGTTACGCAAAATGTGGTTCGGATCAGCACAAGAATCGAATGCAGCCTCTAAGTTGACTTGGAGGGGGAAAAAGAATGGATAA
- the glmS gene encoding glutamine--fructose-6-phosphate transaminase (isomerizing), protein MCGIVGYIGESDAKEILLKGLEKLEYRGYDSAGIAVRNEEGVTIFKEKGRIADLRGAVDEDVAAKVGIGHTRWATHGVPNRLNAHPHQSASGRFTIVHNGVIENYHLLQKTYLKGIPMKSDTDTEVIVQLVELFVKDGLQTAEAFRKTLSLLHGSYALALLDAEAADTIFVAKNKSPLLVGVGDGFNVVASDAMAMLQVTDQFVELHDKEVVIVHKGSVQITKLDGTVVERAPYTAELDMSDIEKGTYPHYMLKEMDEQPTVIRKIIQAYEGENGDLTIDAAILQALQAADRLYIIAAGTSYHAGLIGKQYFEKMAGIPVEVHISSEFGYNMPLLSEKPLFIFITQSGETADSRQVLVKIKELGYPTLTITNVPGSTLSREADYTLLLHAGPEIAVASTKAYVAQVAVLALAAYVTAKASGKGLEFDLKQELAIAANGIQTIIDAKDVLEDIAEDYLKIARNAFFIGRNIDFCVSLEGALKLKEISYIQAEGFAGGELKHGTIALIEEGTPVFALVTQESVALNIRGNVKEVAARGAYPCIIAMAGVDEDGDRLVIPHVNEYLTPLVSVVPLQLISYYAALHRRCDVDKPRNLAKSVTVE, encoded by the coding sequence ATGTGTGGAATTGTAGGATATATTGGTGAATCAGATGCTAAGGAAATTTTATTAAAAGGTTTAGAGAAGCTAGAGTACCGTGGCTATGACTCAGCAGGTATCGCTGTACGCAACGAAGAAGGCGTAACAATCTTCAAGGAAAAAGGTCGTATCGCTGATTTACGTGGAGCAGTAGACGAGGATGTAGCGGCTAAGGTAGGAATCGGTCATACACGTTGGGCAACGCACGGAGTACCTAACCGTTTAAACGCGCACCCTCATCAAAGCGCATCAGGTCGTTTTACGATTGTGCATAATGGTGTGATTGAAAACTATCATTTATTACAAAAAACATACTTAAAAGGCATCCCAATGAAATCTGACACGGATACAGAAGTAATCGTGCAGTTAGTAGAGCTATTTGTGAAAGATGGACTGCAAACAGCAGAGGCGTTCCGCAAAACATTATCTCTACTACACGGCTCTTATGCACTTGCATTATTAGATGCTGAAGCGGCTGATACAATTTTTGTGGCGAAAAACAAATCACCACTTCTTGTAGGTGTAGGCGATGGTTTCAATGTAGTTGCATCAGATGCCATGGCAATGCTACAAGTAACTGATCAATTTGTGGAATTACACGATAAAGAAGTCGTTATCGTGCACAAAGGTAGTGTGCAAATTACAAAATTAGATGGCACAGTAGTGGAGCGTGCACCTTACACAGCAGAGCTTGATATGAGCGATATTGAAAAAGGTACGTACCCTCACTATATGTTAAAAGAGATGGATGAACAGCCGACGGTTATCCGTAAAATCATTCAAGCGTACGAAGGCGAAAATGGCGATTTAACAATTGATGCAGCGATATTACAAGCATTGCAAGCTGCCGATCGATTATACATTATTGCTGCCGGCACAAGTTACCATGCAGGTTTAATCGGTAAACAATATTTCGAGAAAATGGCTGGTATTCCGGTAGAAGTGCATATTTCAAGCGAGTTTGGTTATAACATGCCACTACTTTCAGAAAAACCACTATTTATCTTTATTACCCAATCAGGTGAAACAGCGGATAGCCGCCAAGTACTTGTGAAAATTAAAGAGCTTGGGTATCCAACATTAACGATTACAAACGTACCAGGTTCAACGCTATCACGTGAAGCAGATTATACATTATTATTACATGCAGGTCCTGAAATCGCTGTAGCTTCAACAAAAGCATATGTAGCGCAGGTGGCAGTACTTGCACTAGCAGCATATGTGACAGCAAAAGCAAGCGGTAAAGGCTTAGAATTTGATTTAAAACAAGAGCTTGCAATTGCGGCTAACGGTATTCAAACAATTATTGATGCAAAAGATGTATTAGAAGACATCGCAGAGGACTACTTAAAAATTGCACGCAACGCTTTCTTCATTGGTCGAAATATCGACTTCTGTGTAAGTCTTGAAGGTGCTTTAAAACTAAAAGAAATTTCATATATTCAAGCAGAAGGTTTTGCAGGTGGCGAACTAAAACATGGTACGATTGCTTTGATTGAAGAAGGCACACCCGTTTTCGCCCTTGTCACACAAGAATCGGTAGCCTTAAATATTCGCGGCAATGTCAAAGAGGTAGCTGCACGTGGAGCATATCCATGCATTATCGCTATGGCTGGCGTAGACGAAGACGGCGACCGTCTAGTGATTCCGCATGTTAACGAATACTTAACACCACTTGTTTCAGTTGTGCCATTACAGCTAATTAGCTACTATGCGGCACTCCATCGTCGTTGTGACGTTGATAAACCTCGTAACTTAGCTAAATCAGTGACTGTGGAGTAG
- a CDS encoding type 1 glutamine amidotransferase domain-containing protein, with amino-acid sequence MAKIATVITDMFEDVEYTSPKAALEAAGHEVITIDIEAGKEVEGKHGEKVKIDKGIEEVHASEFDALFIPGGFSPDILRADDCIVAFVKTFMDDMKPTFAICHGPQLLITAKTLNGRDATGYKSIQVDLENAGAIFHDEEVFVCQKQLVTSRTPKDLPAFNREIVKLLASKES; translated from the coding sequence ATGGCTAAAATTGCAACAGTAATAACAGATATGTTTGAAGACGTGGAGTATACAAGTCCAAAGGCAGCATTAGAGGCTGCTGGGCATGAGGTCATTACAATTGACATTGAAGCAGGAAAAGAAGTTGAAGGTAAACATGGTGAAAAAGTGAAAATTGATAAGGGAATCGAGGAAGTTCATGCTTCAGAATTTGATGCACTGTTTATTCCAGGTGGCTTTTCACCGGATATTTTACGTGCAGATGATTGCATTGTAGCCTTCGTCAAAACGTTTATGGATGACATGAAGCCAACCTTTGCAATTTGTCACGGGCCACAGCTACTGATTACAGCCAAAACATTAAATGGACGTGATGCAACAGGCTATAAATCCATACAAGTAGACTTGGAAAACGCAGGTGCTATTTTCCATGACGAAGAAGTATTTGTTTGTCAAAAGCAATTAGTAACAAGTCGTACACCAAAAGATTTACCAGCTTTTAACCGAGAAATTGTGAAATTACTTGCAAGCAAAGAGAGCTAA